The following coding sequences lie in one Sorghum bicolor cultivar BTx623 chromosome 6, Sorghum_bicolor_NCBIv3, whole genome shotgun sequence genomic window:
- the LOC8086487 gene encoding uncharacterized protein LOC8086487 isoform X3 has protein sequence MPTVSIGLQHVVLDLGVRGALLSAQGGEDPLVSMLRTQLGIIHPLSAPPVSRSVVGLFTLFFFVGAAFDKLQPVIDEVAREAARAAAAVVRERETAPGAAGQAWQEVQPAAAACQAGAGERAEAAAEAGERAEAAEEPAAASSSVSASIPSP, from the coding sequence atGCCGACGGTGAGCATCGGCCTGCAACATGTCGTCCTAGATCTGGGAGTTCGAGGCGCTCTGCTCTCTGCTCAGGGAGGGGAGGACCCGCTCGTCTCCATGCTCCGCACCCAGCTCGGCATCATCCACCCGCTCTCGGCGCCCCCCGTCAGCCGCTCCGTCGTTGGCCTCTTCACGCTCTTCTTCTTTGTCGGCGCCGCCTTCGACAAGCTCCAGCCCGTCATCGACGAGGTGGCGCGGGAGGCTGCGCGAGCCGCGGCCGCGGTGGTGCGGGAGCGGGAGACGGCGCCAGGTGCAGCAGGTCAGGCGTGGCAGGAGGTGCAGCCCGCCGCTGCGGCGTGTCAGGCGGGAGCTGGAGAGCGGGCGGAGGCCGCAGCGGAAGCGGGAGAGCGGGCGGAGGCAGCGGAGGAGCCCGCAGCCGCGTCGTCATCTGTCTCCGCGTCGATCCCATCCCCGTGA